TAAATGAATCTATTGCTATGGGAGCAATAAAAAGCTCGAATACCTATGAAGGCTTGGCTGCAAAATTAGGCTTGAATTCCGAAAGATTCAAAACAGCTGTTAATAAGTGGAATGGATATTGTAAAGCCGGAACAGATCCTGAATTTGGAGAAGATCCTCAGTCTTTGATACCTCTTCAAGATCCGCCGTTTTATGGAATAAAAATAGGTTGCTCTATGGGCTCAACCTCATGCGGCCTTCGTGTAAATCATAACATGCAGGTACTGGATATGAACCAGAACATTATTCCCGGGCTTTATGCCACATATTTTACAGCCGGCGGAGGAGCCGGAGAGGTCATATTTGATCATCCTGTTATATGGAGCGCCGCCGGGTCGATGACAACCTCTTACATGGCTTGTGAACACGCTGCAAAACAACATGGATAGCGGAATACTAACAAGTAAGAAGATATAAAAGTGAGGAGACTGTAATGAATGTTTCTGTTCCAGCTATGCCGGTGATGCCGGCACCGCCGCTAAGCGGTATAATTTTTTTGGTCGGCACTATATTTATTGTTGTGGTGTTGTTGCTGTGGTGGGCACTTTCAGCCGAGCGCAAACGAGGCCCGGTAATGCCGCTGGTTTTTCTTGGCGCTGCATTTTCCGCTATTCTGATCGAGCCTGTATTCGATAATACGCTGCTATACTGGTATCCGGTAGAAAACCCCCTCTCTGTTTTTTCCGCATATGGACGCACAATACCTTGGTTCGTACCTATCGGATATGCATGGTTTTTTGGTGGTGCTGCGTATTTGCTGATGCGCCGTTTTGAACGCGGCATAAATGTAGTGCAAGCTATGAAATATTTCTTTGCGCTGGTCCTTATTGATTGGCTTGCTGTGTCGATTTGCGAATGGTTTGATTTGAGTGCGTTCTATGGCAACCAACCGTTTCACTTTTTTGGTGCACCTATATGGTTTTCGTTTGCTGATGCCACTGGTGGCTTTGTACTTGGTGCGGCACTATATTGCTTGCTGCCGCATCTGTCAGGTGCACGCAAATTGCTGCTTCTTTTTGTACCGACATTTATATACGGCGGTGTGCTTGGTTCAACCACTGCTCCGGTCGCATTGGCACTAAATTCCGGCTGGTCTGAAGTTGTTGTATGGCTATGTGGTACTGGAACAATTGGCTTGTGTTGTCTGCTCGTTTTCGTCATCAGTAATATTCTGTCCAAGGTTTCCCAGCGCATTTAAGAGTGAAAGTTAAAGGTCAGAGTAAAATAGTTGTAAGTAAAAGTATCGAGGAATCAATTAAGGAGTAAAATTGATTTGAAAAAGATAATATTAGTTCTTGCAGTATTATTTATTTTGATATCGCTGGTTGCTGCATGTAATCGAAGAGCTGAAATAAATTCAACTGCATCACCTTTTGTATGGAACTCTAAAGCCCGTTGCGCTGATTGTCACACTAAAGAAGTAAAGTCAATGGCAGATAATAATAAGCTGGCATACAAACATGCCGCGGCTGGAAATGTCTGTTCGGATTGCCACAATGCAAAAGATCTGCAAAAGTCACATGGAAATATTGCTACTGCGTCGCCTGTTCCGGTACAGAAGTATTCTAGTACGATTTGTTTTAAGTGTCATGGGAGCTACGCAGATATTATTAAGCTCACAAAGGGCAAAACACGCTTAAACCCCCATGATTCGCATTATGGCGAGGTGGATTGCAATATTTGCCATAAGGCACATATTGCAAAATCTCCTGATGGGTTTTGTGTTTCCTGTCATGATACTATGAATTGAGTACAAATTTACAAACATCGAAGATAGCGGGTTAAAACGCGTCACAATATGAGGCTATCTCCGGCATTAAACAGCCCTTTTGTTGTTTCATGTCTTGCCTGACATTGCTTGCTATTTAATGCGATCCTCAAAAGGGCTGTTTAATGCCGGAGAGAAAGATAACTATAATAACCATAAACCTGGAGGGAGGAAAAGGAGAAATGAAACGAATGAAAATTTTAAAGTGTTTCGGATTGTCACTTTGTACGTTGTTTATTCTGCTTTTGTATGGCGGTACCGTTAAGGCTCTGGATTTGCCAAAGGTGATCGACAAGACTAACTGCAATCAATACAAAGACCTGCTCATTCCGGCTATGTACCGAGCTGTTGAAAGAGGTGACTTTGTTGTTACTCCGGGGAATATAAATTTCGAATACAAACTTCCTATCCGCTTCATCGCGGCAAGCGAAAAGAATGAAGGGAAATTCGATGTAAATCATGCGGGCGAATTGATCAGTAAAAGCACCGGGAAATTCCCCAAAAATATTTACAGTTTCCCTTTTCCTAATATTGATTTTAAAGATCCCAAGGCCGGGTTAGAGATCATATATAACTTCAAATTCACGGTAGATCGTTTTATGGCCTCAAGAGACAAAATCCGTATTATGTGGATAAATAATACAGGAGAGGAACGTTATTTAACTGGTCTGGACTCACGCCTTTATATGGTCGGCCGGCCGCCAGGTCAGGAAATAAGAAATCCTGATATGGTTGAGCAGTATGAATTTCAAAGAGTTTTGGAGCCGATGAGCACCAGAGGAACCAATACAATGGCAATCATTTATATAGGCGCAAAGGAAGATAGCAATTATGCTTATGTTCCTGCCATTCGAAGGATTCGGCAAACCGGCTCAACGACGAGGTCTGACCCCTATATGGGCTCTGATTCATGGATGGATATGAATTACATGTGGGGTGGTAAAACCAGCTCAATGAAATGGAAATATGTTGGCGAGAAGACAATTCTTGTCGGTTTCACCAGTCCTGATATGCTTCCGGCAAAGGAATTGCCGGATGGAAGGATGATCAGGCCATATCCCTATACCGGCACTCATCTCAAATTCGGCTATGAAGATCCAAACTGGAAGGGCGCATCCTGGGCGCCTCTTAATATTACCTATGTTCCAAGAAAAGTATGGATTGTAGAACAGATGCCTAAAGATCCGTATTATAACTGGGGAAAGCATTTAAACTATGTTGATCAGGAAACATATACCATATGGTACAAAGAGGTTTGGGAAAAATCCGGTGATTTCCGGACATGGGTAGTTAATTTGCTGCACTATAGTGAATCGCCAAGTGGTAATAATAACGCAGTAGATTTTGATTGCCAACTCTATATAGACGAAAAATATAGACATGCTACAAGTGTAAACAGATCAGCAGACCCGGAACAATTCTTATATATGCCTGCTTCAAAACTGGATGCCAGCTATTTTAGCGTGAATAATTTCTTAATGTTGTCTAAATAAAAACGCAGGGGCAACCGGATAATCGACCCTACAAACTAAAAATAAATGACTATTAAATAAATAAGGGAGTGAGTGTCACTAAACAACTATTATACAAAAAAGGAGACAAAAGTATATGAGTATTAAATTAGGAAAAATGAAAGGTGCTGGGCCCTATTATGCGAAATCACTGGATGAATTAAATGCCAGTTTATCATGGAGTCCCGAAGAGGAAAGAGAGATAGAGCGTTACTGCGAGAAGATTCACAAGAATATCTCGGAAGAAGAGATGACGCCTATGGAGCGTTTCAAAGCTACTATGGAAGGCAAGGAGAGAGACCGTCTGGTTGTTGAGACGTTTTTTCATCCCTCTTATGCAATGCGTACTTTAGACGGATTTGCCGATGCAGTCAAGTCCATCGATGCCTATTATTATCCCAAGTTGCTGGTTAAATCACATCTGGCTACCACAGCCCGCTATAAGATGGAAAGAATGTTTTGCGGGCCTATTTCTTATGGCGAAGAATTGTTCGGTTGTGATTCCATGTTCATTGAAAACGGCAATCCGGTGCATGAAGCAGACCCGCCGATAAAAACAATTGAAGATCTTGAAGGACTGGAAGCTCCTGATCCAACCAAACATGGCATGTTTGCCCAATATCTCTGGTTTTGCCAGGAAATGAGACGGATATTTGATAAGTATCAACTAAGCAACATTATGCCCATCGAAGGATCATTTTGTGAAGGGCCTGACGGCTTTGCATGCGCTCATATGACGGGCTACAATCAATATTTAAAATTTATGCGCAAGAATCCCGAACTCTGTAAAAAAGCGTCAAACTTAGCCTCCGACTGGCTGATAAAACTGGGTACGGCGGTAACAAATCTCGGAAAAGTTGATTACAGCTATATGTGCTCGGTTGTCGGGATGTACCCCATTAAAGGCTCAGAGTGGATTGCCGGTGAGTACGCAAGAATCGGCAAAGCAGTAAAAGCGGCAGTGAAAAAACCGATCTTACATGCTTGGGCCTTCAACGGGGCAATCGATTGGCTGGATGAAATGCTTAAAGCCGGAGCTTTGGGAGATGACAGCTTTGACGGTGTTATGTGTACTGGCGATATTAACGATTACAATATTGTAAATGATTTTCTGCAAAAAAATAACATGTATGGATGCTATGCTCCTTCAGACAAACTCCTGGTTAGCGGACCTATGTCCAAAATAGAGGAAGAGATAAAAGGAAGATGCGATGCCGCCAAAAAAATACCCAACAACAGATGCACGATAGGTTTGGGTGCTATTGATTATTATACAACCCCTGAACATTTAGACGCTAGTATAGCGGCATCTATGAAATTTGCTAAGATATAAGAAGCATAACTTTAAAAAGGAAAGATGAGAACTATGTCAAATAAAGCAGAAATTTTGGGGAAAATGAAAGACGCCGTCATTGATCTTGATGACGACTTATTGTTTGAGTTGATTGACGAGGGACTTAAGATAGATGTAGCCCCTCTTGATATGATTATGGAAGGTATGAACCCCGGTTTAAACATCATCGGCGAGGGGTTCGACACAGGCAAGCGCTTCATGAGCGATCTGGTTATTGCCGGGGACATGTTAAATGATGCTACCGACAAACTGCGCCCTTTGATTGAGGCAGGCGGCAAACCTATGGGTGAAACGTTGATAATCGGGACGGTAGAAGGAGACGTGCATTTTATCGGAAAGCGTATAGTGGGAGCCGTTTTTACTGCCAATGGCTACAATGTCGTTGATATCGGTGAGAACAAATCTGCAAAGGAATTTGCGGAAGCCGCAAAAAAACATAATGCAACTGTAGTAGGTGCTTCAGCTATTTTATCTCCTGTGAAAGCTTATTGTGGAAATATCAATAAAGCGCTTGTTGATGCAGGTGTCCGGGATAATTTGATTTACATAGTCGGTGGCTGGGCCTTTACTGATGAGCAAGCCGAAGAATACGGAGCCGATGCAGCGGGAACCAGCGCTATTGAAGCCATTAAAAAAGTTAAGATGTTAAAAGCGGGTGAAGTAGCATTGCTCAAGAACAGGTAGTAATTAAAGTGAATAAATGAATATTGAATAATTAATAATGAATATCGAAGGAAGATAAAAGATATAAGCAAACAACCCCCTTGCCCCCTTTGCTAAGGGGGAATATTTGAGTCGGTTTCCACTTAATAAATAAGTAATATCTGAGGTTCATAACCAGCACCAAATGATGAAGTAAGGCGGTACGATTCCCCCTTAAAAAAGGGGGATAAAGGGGGTTGTTTAAAATCCGCACAACACTTCATAAATCGAATTCTTTTGTTCGATATTCGATATTCAGTTTTTTTGAAAAGTATACATGAAGAGGTATTGATATATGGAAAACCTATGGGGTTATGAACTCGTATTTCCGGAAGATGTTTTATATTCCACTGAGTTGCTTTGGGTAAAGAAAGAGAATGGAAAGATACGTGCCGGTTTAAGCGATATAATAGTAAGATCGGCAAAGAAACTGGTAACCATTAAAATGACATGTGAAGCAGGTACTTCGATAAATAAGGGCGATGTGATCGGAACAGTTGAGACAAGTAAAGCCGTTAGAGAAATTATCGCCCCTGTTTCAGGCACGGTTACATCCGTCAATCCGTCAATATCCGGCGGTGATCCGGCTACCATAATGAAAGATCCTTATGGAGATGGTTGGCTTATTGAGATAGAAAAAACAGGAGATACCGATACACAGCTTCAAGACCTGATGAAAGGCGATGAGGAAGAAACAAAGGAATGGCTAGAGGAACAAGCGGATGATATTGTTCCCATGGCATAGGCGACGAATATTTAACTAGGAGTGATAAAGAAGTGTTGACATTTACTCAGGAACAAAAAACCTATACGATAGGTGATGTAACAATAGGCGGTCAACCGGGTGAAAATCCAACCGTACTTATGGGTAGTATTTTTTACCAGGGACATCGCATAGTAAGTGACACGGATAAGGGTATATTTGATAAACAAAAAGCCAAAGAACTGTTAGACAAAGAAGCGGAGATATCCTCAATTACGGGAAATCCACGTATAATTGACGTTATTGGCGATACCACTCCGGCCTTGATCAATTATCTCGAGTTTGTGGCTGCCAATTCCACCTCGCCTATATTGGTGGATTCGCCCATTGCAAAAGTTAGGATGGATGCCATCAGGCATTTTGCCAAAACAGAGGTATTGCCGAGACTGATATATAATTCAATCGAAGACCATCACAGCGAAGAAGAACTGGCTTGTATAAAGGAATGCGGGATCAAGACCGCAGTTATTTTAGCTTTTAATGTAAAATCCATCAGGCCCAAAAAAAGGATTAAGTTACTTGAGGAAAAACTTTTGGGAGCTGCCGAAAGAGCGGGTATTGAAAATATGCTCATTGATACCGGAGTGCTTGATATCCCAAGCATAAGCTGGTCAAGCCAGGCCATTTGGGAAATCAAGAACAAGCTGGGCTATCCGGGCGGTTGTGCACCTGCCAATGCATTGTACCAGTGGAAGAAGAAAAAGGCAAAAGCCAGTCCTGAATTTGAGGTATGCGGAACTTCAAGTTATTTATTGCCCATCAGTTGGGGTGGAAATTTTATTCTTTACGGCCCGATAGCAAATGCTTCCTGGGTTTATCCTGCCTGCGCGACTATGGATGCCATGATTGCCTATGGCGAGCAGGCAAAGGGAATAAATATTAAAAAAGAACACCCGCTGTACCGCATCTTTTAACATGAAAAGATATAACATCAGAGCCGGAATCACATATATGAGCATGCTTGAATTATTATGCCCAACTCAAGGGAATTTTTATTCATACAAGAAATATGTGATGAAAAGGTTGTTCCAAGATTAAAATTGCTTGCTGAAGCAGTATATGAACAGGATTGTAAAGTTCTTGCACAGCTTGTCCATTATGACAGACGGATATAGAGATTTCAAGGCAGGCATCCTGGGCGCCGTCTCCTTTGGCATATCAGCAGGATTAGCGAAAAATCCGGCCTGGATGGTGTTGAACTCCACGGTGGCTCAGGTTATTTAATTGAGGAACTCATATCTCCATATAGCAATAAAAGAATTGATGAATACGGCGGCTGTATCAGATACCTCAACAAACAGATGGAAAGACTGGGTGTAAAGGTAAATCTTGGGATAGAAGCAACGCCGGAAATTCCTTCTCTGCCCGGTTACGGTCAGGATAATGTTGTCAGCGTATAGGATGTGTTACAGGAAAAAGCTGAAATCGGAGAAAAAGCACTTGTTGTAGATGACGGGAAGGGTCACTGGGAGGGCTGCAGTTGGTGAATGTTTAACTCCTCGCAAGGCAATTGATGCGATTTTTGATGGATACAATGTCGGAAGACATTTTATAGTATTTTTGTTCATGTCATTACTAAAATTATTAGCTTACTTTACTTCCGGCAAAGCCGGAGGACGTATATGTGAACCGCTCAATTCGGTAATATCTACGACCTCTCCTTTTAGATAGTTGAGCGGTTCACATTCTTACTTATGGGCAGCCTTACAGAACCGTTGGTTTACCTATAGACAATTAAGATAATGGATAATAAATATATATATCAAACATCAGTTTTAAATAATAGCATTTCATCAACCCCGTCCTATTGCCAATAGAGAAATGATAGAAAACGCATATGAAACAATAGATCGGGTTTTGGGCAGGATATGAAAACCCCGCACTATAAAAAATGATAGTAGGGTGGCATTTTATATGCCGCTGCCAGCTTAATTCCTTTGAGGTCTTTTTGCTTAAGTAAAAAAGGTATTGAATAGAGGTAATTTCAAAAGTCTTGGATCAATCGTAATATTAAAAAATATAGACCAAAAAAACGAATATATTATTGATGATATCAAGAAAGTGTTCTATTATCTTCTTGTTGATTTCCCTAAACCAAGAAAGGAACGATAATATGAACACTCTCTTTGATATTGGGAATACCATCCGAATGCAACTTTTTCCATGTTTAGAGCAAGAACTTGATCCACTTTCTGATAAGGAGCTGGAATTTGTTCAAGTTATTCCCTTGCACGATTTGCCAAGCCATATGAAGAAATTCCGCTGGCGAGGGTTCGGACGAAAGAAAAAAAACCGCATCAACATGGCAAAAGCCTTTGTGGATGGTAATTCGCATGTAAAATACCATCCAGCGCAACGTTCTCTCGATCCTTTACAGAGTTTACAACATACAGTCTGCCACAAAAAATTTACGAAGCAATGATTATAAAACATTGTAGCCAAAGGTTGTCGGCCACATACGCCGTGATGCCACCGCTATAGAAGCACGTGAAAAACCAATGCAAGAAGAAACATCCAAAACAGTACCCAAAACTAAAGGCAAGCGGGGGATATCCCCTTAAAGATGAAGTTCTTTCTCCCAAACCACCGAAGCGCGTAGAACTCCAATCTATAAGAGATCCGGAAGAGAACTTAAAGGACTTGCCGAACCACTGTAATGTTTGCGCCAAAAATCAGGATTTTGGTGCCTCTAAAAGCTCTTTTATTGTTTTTTGAGAATTTAGCATCTTTAGCTTGATAAAAATTCGTGCCCGGAACTTCTTTCATAGATAGATTCGGAGAGTTTTGAAATTAGCTCTATACAGTGACAATATGACTTTTGTGTTGTCGGCAGGTTATTAAAAATTTCTGTATTCGGATTAAACCAATACAAATATTCTAAATACAGAAGCGAATATTCTAAATACAGAAATATATACATATGTATTCATATAACACTTTGATATAAATAATATTTAATGTTGGCACGATTTGAGCAAACAATTA
This sequence is a window from Pseudomonadota bacterium. Protein-coding genes within it:
- a CDS encoding cytochrome c3 family protein; its protein translation is MKKIILVLAVLFILISLVAACNRRAEINSTASPFVWNSKARCADCHTKEVKSMADNNKLAYKHAAAGNVCSDCHNAKDLQKSHGNIATASPVPVQKYSSTICFKCHGSYADIIKLTKGKTRLNPHDSHYGEVDCNICHKAHIAKSPDGFCVSCHDTMN
- a CDS encoding DUF1329 domain-containing protein, with the translated sequence MKRMKILKCFGLSLCTLFILLLYGGTVKALDLPKVIDKTNCNQYKDLLIPAMYRAVERGDFVVTPGNINFEYKLPIRFIAASEKNEGKFDVNHAGELISKSTGKFPKNIYSFPFPNIDFKDPKAGLEIIYNFKFTVDRFMASRDKIRIMWINNTGEERYLTGLDSRLYMVGRPPGQEIRNPDMVEQYEFQRVLEPMSTRGTNTMAIIYIGAKEDSNYAYVPAIRRIRQTGSTTRSDPYMGSDSWMDMNYMWGGKTSSMKWKYVGEKTILVGFTSPDMLPAKELPDGRMIRPYPYTGTHLKFGYEDPNWKGASWAPLNITYVPRKVWIVEQMPKDPYYNWGKHLNYVDQETYTIWYKEVWEKSGDFRTWVVNLLHYSESPSGNNNAVDFDCQLYIDEKYRHATSVNRSADPEQFLYMPASKLDASYFSVNNFLMLSK
- a CDS encoding cobalamin-dependent protein (Presence of a B(12) (cobalamin)-binding domain implies dependence on cobalamin itself, in one of its several forms, or in some unusual lineages, dependence on a cobalamin-like analog.), which codes for MSNKAEILGKMKDAVIDLDDDLLFELIDEGLKIDVAPLDMIMEGMNPGLNIIGEGFDTGKRFMSDLVIAGDMLNDATDKLRPLIEAGGKPMGETLIIGTVEGDVHFIGKRIVGAVFTANGYNVVDIGENKSAKEFAEAAKKHNATVVGASAILSPVKAYCGNINKALVDAGVRDNLIYIVGGWAFTDEQAEEYGADAAGTSAIEAIKKVKMLKAGEVALLKNR
- a CDS encoding glycine cleavage system protein H, giving the protein MENLWGYELVFPEDVLYSTELLWVKKENGKIRAGLSDIIVRSAKKLVTIKMTCEAGTSINKGDVIGTVETSKAVREIIAPVSGTVTSVNPSISGGDPATIMKDPYGDGWLIEIEKTGDTDTQLQDLMKGDEEETKEWLEEQADDIVPMA
- a CDS encoding tetrahydromethanopterin S-methyltransferase subunit H, whose translation is MLTFTQEQKTYTIGDVTIGGQPGENPTVLMGSIFYQGHRIVSDTDKGIFDKQKAKELLDKEAEISSITGNPRIIDVIGDTTPALINYLEFVAANSTSPILVDSPIAKVRMDAIRHFAKTEVLPRLIYNSIEDHHSEEELACIKECGIKTAVILAFNVKSIRPKKRIKLLEEKLLGAAERAGIENMLIDTGVLDIPSISWSSQAIWEIKNKLGYPGGCAPANALYQWKKKKAKASPEFEVCGTSSYLLPISWGGNFILYGPIANASWVYPACATMDAMIAYGEQAKGINIKKEHPLYRIF